A stretch of DNA from Chromatiales bacterium 21-64-14:
GGTACCGAGTCATGGGGTGCCGTGGCCGGCGCGCCAGTGGATACGAATTTTGCTTATAAACCGCGGGCTAAGATGATGGCACCGAATCCGGAGCGCCGGTCGGAGGCGCGTGCCACGGCAGGGTGGACTCTAATGACGCCGTCCCTCTGCGGGGTCTGGTGTCCGCGAGGTGACGCGCCTGTAGTCGGGTGGCCGCGAAGCGGTCGGACCGGCGCTACGCTTCCACAGCGTCGAAGTCGGCGGCCTGGGGATGAGTCGCCAGCGGGTCTGGTTCGTGGCCGCGCACCAGCCACACGGTCGCCATGCCCGCCTCCCGCGCGGCGTCCAACTCTTCCGACACGTCGGACAGAAACAGGGTTTGACCCGCCGAGTGGCCGATAGCCGCGGCGATGGCCCGATAGGCGGCGGCCTCGCGCTTGGGGCCGGTGCGGGTATCGAAGTACCCGGAGAACAAAGGCGTCAGGTCTCCGTAGGGCGTGTGGCGGAACAGGAGTTGCTGAGCCTGGACCGAACCGGAGGAGAAGATGTAGAGATCCAGGCCCTGCGCCTTCCAGCGCCGCAGGTGACGGACCGCGTCCTCGTATACATGGCCGGTAAAGTCACCGCGCCGGTAGCCGTCCTCCCAGATCATGCCCTGGATGGTCTTCAGCGGGCCCAACTTGCGGTCCTGGTCGATCCACTGAAGCATTGCCTGCACGACTTCCGGGTCGCCGGGTTTTCCTCCGAGCAATTCCCGCGCCTCGTCCAGCGCCGCGCGCACCGGCGGATCGTCCCGGTGGGCGGCGACGAATTCCGCCAGGCGGGTGCGCGCGTAGGGGAACAGGACGCGGTGTACGAACGACAGGGAGGAGGTGGTGCCCTCGATATCGGTGACGACGGCGCGGATCAACGCCTACTCATCCATCCTGGGAAAGCGCTCGGCGATCGGGTCGCCGGTGAACTTAGCGACCCAGCCGTCCGTCGTCGTGAACAGGCGGATGCACTTGAACCGGGGCCGTTCCCCCATGTCGAACCAGTGAGTGGTGTTGGCGGGTACGCTGATCAGGTCGCCCCGCTCGCACAGCGTCGCGTAGACCTTGCCGCCGGCGCGTATATAGAACAGCCCGCTACCGTCCACGAAGAAACGCACCTCGAAGTCATCGTGGATATGCTCTTGGAGGAACTGGTCCCGCAGCGCCTGGCGTTTCGGGTGGTCCGGGGTCAGGCTCACGACGTCCACGGACTGGAAGCCGTAGTCGTCCATGAGGCGGTCCACCGAGGCCTGGTAGGCCGCAATGACGGTCTCCTGAGACGCGTCGGGCTCCAGCGCATGGGCCGCCTCCCAGCGTTCGAACTGCACGCCTATGTGTTTCAGGGCTGAGGCAATGGAGGCGAAGTCGGTGTACTCCGACCGCGGCGGGCCGCCGGACTCTTCGTAGATACGCAGTGTGCTCATATTCGTCCCATCCGGTACAGGTTCATTTCGCAGTCGAACAGGAATTCCAGGGCTTCCACGTGACGCCGCGCCTCCGCCACCGAGCGACCCCACGCGTAGAGTCCATGCCCTGCGATCAGGTAGCCGTGGAGCGGACCGCTGGCCGTCATGTGTTCCTCGATGCGCCGGGCGAGCCGCGGGATGTCCTGATCGTTGGGGAAGATCGGCACCTTGAGTTCAGTCGCGTGGGTATCAACGCCCGCAAACGCCTTGAGGATCTCATAGTCCCGCAACGGCAGCGCGTCTCCAAACACC
This window harbors:
- a CDS encoding acireductone synthase, with amino-acid sequence MIRAVVTDIEGTTSSLSFVHRVLFPYARTRLAEFVAAHRDDPPVRAALDEARELLGGKPGDPEVVQAMLQWIDQDRKLGPLKTIQGMIWEDGYRRGDFTGHVYEDAVRHLRRWKAQGLDLYIFSSGSVQAQQLLFRHTPYGDLTPLFSGYFDTRTGPKREAAAYRAIAAAIGHSAGQTLFLSDVSEELDAAREAGMATVWLVRGHEPDPLATHPQAADFDAVEA
- a CDS encoding cupin → MSTLRIYEESGGPPRSEYTDFASIASALKHIGVQFERWEAAHALEPDASQETVIAAYQASVDRLMDDYGFQSVDVVSLTPDHPKRQALRDQFLQEHIHDDFEVRFFVDGSGLFYIRAGGKVYATLCERGDLISVPANTTHWFDMGERPRFKCIRLFTTTDGWVAKFTGDPIAERFPRMDE